The following are from one region of the Neochlamydia sp. AcF84 genome:
- a CDS encoding type II toxin-antitoxin system prevent-host-death family antitoxin has protein sequence MKNIRSISATQARKDLGEIFREVNYHKKRILLTNHKKRVAVVPIEDLETLEAREVAQDIHEAKKALKEIEVKGTISLKEMKKRLG, from the coding sequence ATGAAGAACATAAGAAGCATTTCAGCTACTCAAGCAAGAAAAGACTTAGGAGAGATTTTCAGAGAGGTCAATTACCATAAAAAACGTATCCTTCTTACCAATCACAAGAAACGAGTAGCAGTAGTGCCGATTGAGGATTTAGAAACTTTGGAAGCCCGAGAGGTTGCTCAAGATATTCATGAAGCAAAAAAAGCTTTAAAAGAGATTGAAGTAAAGGGTACTATTTCTTTGAAAGAGATGAAAAAACGATTAGGCTAA